One [Clostridium] saccharolyticum WM1 DNA segment encodes these proteins:
- a CDS encoding XkdX family protein — translation MSKKFEQVKRYYDVGLWSEGMVWNAVGRWINAYEFQEIVGKEYRKS, via the coding sequence ATGAGTAAAAAGTTTGAACAGGTAAAGAGATATTACGATGTAGGTCTTTGGTCAGAGGGAATGGTTTGGAACGCCGTCGGACGCTGGATCAATGCATATGAGTTTCAGGAGATCGTCGGAAAAGAATATAGAAAGAGTTAG
- a CDS encoding phage holin family protein, with product MKNILCTSAGVAGSFIVSLFGGWDNGIGTLMLFMAIDFLSGLAVAGIFHKSAKTESGTLESKAGFKGLCRKCMALLFVLVAHRLDLSLGTPYIRDTVIIGFMANELISIVENAGLMGLPLPTALINAIDILNKKSQTLQ from the coding sequence ATGAAAAATATATTATGTACATCAGCGGGGGTAGCAGGTAGTTTTATAGTATCATTATTTGGGGGGTGGGATAACGGGATAGGAACTTTAATGCTTTTTATGGCCATTGATTTTCTTTCAGGCCTAGCAGTAGCCGGAATATTCCATAAAAGCGCAAAGACAGAATCTGGAACACTGGAGTCCAAAGCCGGCTTTAAAGGTTTATGCAGGAAGTGTATGGCACTCCTGTTCGTACTGGTGGCCCACCGCCTAGACCTATCCCTAGGCACCCCATACATACGCGACACAGTCATCATCGGCTTTATGGCAAACGAGCTAATATCCATAGTAGAAAATGCAGGCCTCATGGGCCTGCCTCTCCCAACAGCCCTAATTAATGCCATAGATATTTTAAACAAAAAATCACAAACATTACAATAA
- a CDS encoding peptidoglycan recognition protein family protein: MEVHKLLTPYNYSNGQTGRIKYIVIHYVGALGGAEANCKYYASQYIGASAHYFVGFSGEIWQSVEDEDIAWHCGAKTYVHPECRNSNSLGIELCVRNKGSQSDTSRDWYFEDATVKAAAQLTRELMKQYNVPVDHVIRHYDVTGKICPNPYVYNHTQHTWSDFKTSLTERPQLKSGWFEEDGGWRFYLGDTGNYVKNDWYKDGESWYWFDGAGLMVKDTWKTGSDGKWYYLNDNGEMAKNQWVTWKGELYRATDDGSMFEGSLYLDTDEKGALHII, from the coding sequence ATGGAAGTTCACAAACTATTGACTCCCTATAACTACAGCAACGGTCAGACCGGCCGGATAAAATATATAGTAATCCACTATGTGGGTGCACTTGGAGGAGCAGAAGCAAACTGCAAATATTACGCCTCTCAATACATTGGGGCCAGCGCCCATTATTTTGTTGGATTCAGCGGAGAAATTTGGCAGTCTGTTGAGGACGAAGACATTGCTTGGCATTGTGGGGCAAAGACATATGTTCACCCGGAATGCCGTAACAGCAACAGCCTGGGAATAGAACTATGCGTGAGAAACAAGGGCAGCCAGTCAGATACAAGCAGAGACTGGTATTTTGAAGACGCTACGGTAAAGGCAGCTGCCCAGCTGACAAGAGAGCTGATGAAGCAGTATAATGTGCCTGTAGATCACGTGATCCGCCACTATGATGTGACGGGTAAGATTTGCCCGAATCCTTATGTATACAATCATACACAGCATACATGGAGCGATTTTAAAACATCCCTCACTGAAAGGCCCCAGCTAAAATCCGGCTGGTTTGAGGAGGACGGTGGATGGAGGTTTTACCTTGGAGATACCGGAAACTATGTGAAAAACGACTGGTACAAGGATGGGGAAAGCTGGTACTGGTTTGACGGCGCAGGATTAATGGTAAAAGATACATGGAAGACCGGGTCAGACGGTAAATGGTATTATTTAAATGACAATGGCGAAATGGCAAAAAACCAATGGGTCACCTGGAAGGGAGAACTATACCGGGCTACAGATGACGGAAGCATGTTTGAAGGAAGTCTGTATTTGGATACCGATGAAAAAGGGGCCCTGCACATAATTTAA
- a CDS encoding CPBP family intramembrane glutamic endopeptidase encodes MPNHKQYYKANHKQNPIPAIFIFYIICFTFRVLESFFIRTDQSVIGEAFIHKLAGIFLLAAALPFFRYSWSEIGFTGKNGIPGLLSGTLLGIVVFTAGYGAEILMQQAAGAPPVLKLYVTSYSISGNRWMGSGLLFLLICIAGNIMNVIMEEGVFRGLFVRLWEEKHSFPAACLLSSLLFGIWHVIQPLRNVLDGNQSLAGAFIAGLVLVFTSTLLGIQFCMLLKLTGSLWAGIAAHFINNTTVNLLHVVTASGADELLTIRITIAQTLSFLIVLFMFIVRKKKK; translated from the coding sequence ATGCCGAATCACAAGCAGTATTACAAGGCGAATCACAAGCAGAATCCAATCCCAGCTATTTTTATATTTTATATCATTTGTTTTACATTCCGGGTACTGGAATCCTTCTTCATCCGCACCGACCAATCGGTGATCGGGGAAGCATTTATCCATAAACTTGCCGGAATTTTTCTGCTTGCAGCAGCACTGCCGTTTTTCCGCTATTCATGGTCAGAAATCGGTTTTACCGGGAAAAATGGAATCCCCGGTCTTTTATCAGGTACATTGCTGGGGATCGTTGTTTTTACAGCAGGATATGGGGCAGAAATACTGATGCAGCAGGCAGCAGGTGCTCCCCCGGTCCTTAAGCTTTACGTAACCAGCTATTCGATATCGGGCAACCGGTGGATGGGAAGCGGTCTTCTTTTTCTACTAATCTGCATAGCAGGAAACATAATGAATGTGATTATGGAAGAAGGAGTTTTCCGTGGATTATTTGTCCGGTTGTGGGAGGAGAAGCATTCTTTTCCCGCCGCATGCCTGTTGTCCTCCCTTCTTTTTGGAATCTGGCATGTGATTCAGCCACTGAGAAATGTGTTAGACGGTAATCAATCCTTAGCGGGTGCATTCATAGCTGGCCTGGTGCTGGTATTCACCAGTACTTTGCTGGGAATTCAATTCTGTATGCTTTTAAAGCTAACAGGATCCTTGTGGGCTGGAATAGCAGCTCATTTTATAAATAATACCACGGTTAATCTTTTGCATGTGGTTACTGCTTCCGGAGCGGATGAGCTTCTCACCATTCGCATTACCATTGCCCAGACTCTTTCTTTTCTCATTGTGCTCTTCATGTTTATAGTTCGAAAGAAAAAGAAGTGA
- a CDS encoding LacI family DNA-binding transcriptional regulator — protein sequence MAKSIYDVAQETGLSVSTVSRALNGYSDVSAKTRARVAEAAERLGYVPNTSAKNLSSKNKKNVALLICGLLEEAQSNEFMMNVIQGAYSYMMKHEINLAMYSIGKEEQEKKDFDTFCREYSLSGAVIMGLRITDPLVKTLPHSNMPCVSIDIQLDGTCTSAVMTDDRKAFEQITQYVIDRGHRKLILVYGRKKSDVSIRRQQGYLDALKKNGIDPKSCKIIYTDFMEQKAYEGTKKMLMEYKREAGTAFVCMSDLTAIGVLRAVQELGYESPEDFSITGYDGNYFMKYIDPFITRINQNMWQKGYDAAKLLMKMVNDEKYSRIHMTKYFLEDGKSVKQL from the coding sequence ATGGCAAAATCAATTTACGATGTGGCACAGGAAACGGGATTATCGGTAAGTACGGTATCAAGAGCATTAAACGGATACAGTGATGTATCGGCCAAAACCAGGGCGCGCGTGGCGGAGGCAGCGGAAAGACTTGGGTATGTTCCCAATACCAGTGCCAAGAATCTGTCTTCAAAGAACAAAAAAAATGTGGCTTTACTCATCTGCGGCCTGTTGGAGGAGGCCCAGTCAAATGAGTTCATGATGAATGTAATCCAGGGAGCTTATTCCTACATGATGAAGCATGAGATCAATCTGGCCATGTATTCCATTGGGAAGGAAGAACAGGAAAAAAAGGATTTTGATACATTTTGCAGAGAATATTCCTTGTCAGGAGCTGTAATCATGGGACTCAGGATAACCGATCCTTTGGTAAAAACCCTGCCTCACTCTAACATGCCTTGTGTGTCCATTGATATCCAGCTGGACGGAACATGCACTTCGGCTGTTATGACAGATGACAGAAAGGCATTTGAGCAGATCACGCAATACGTAATCGACCGGGGGCACCGGAAGCTGATTCTTGTCTATGGACGGAAAAAATCCGATGTTTCCATCAGACGTCAGCAGGGATACTTAGATGCCCTTAAAAAGAACGGCATTGATCCCAAAAGCTGCAAAATAATCTATACGGATTTTATGGAGCAAAAGGCGTATGAAGGAACGAAAAAAATGCTGATGGAATATAAGAGGGAGGCAGGTACGGCATTTGTCTGTATGAGTGACTTAACGGCCATAGGTGTTTTAAGGGCGGTACAGGAGCTGGGGTATGAAAGCCCGGAGGACTTTTCCATCACAGGCTACGACGGCAACTACTTTATGAAATACATAGATCCTTTTATTACGCGGATTAATCAGAATATGTGGCAGAAAGGCTATGATGCAGCAAAGCTTCTCATGAAGATGGTAAATGACGAAAAGTATTCCAGAATTCATATGACTAAATATTTTCTTGAGGATGGCAAGAGTGTAAAGCAATTATAA
- a CDS encoding ABC transporter substrate-binding protein, with protein MKRKLAGFMAVVMAAATVISGCSGGSSNTTASGAGKAENGSGKEIQMTFPTYLAGENVGAVFFLPEVERFNQKYAGKYKLVIEEVPQAQYAEKIKQLAQQNKLPAIVHSPGSGGIDLQWFKNVVLANGMAYDLTKFADSNPEIKKNWIDESIDYCTVDGKLICKPLSVLKPVGMYYNNTMYQPEKAVKDMNLDEFIESIGDNKIAFQTAENAWTTGLLLTALIANQEGGEQYLAQFVDDKLYDYTDEKILTATTILQELLQKNASANTIGAAYADAANAFMSKSAALICNGSWMASDFDEKAADKWSNGFTGEEVTSDIYPGNIAIANPKVYGEFWIANTASDEEKELAEAFFAFRDSKEEIEQLVLTEGGVAPKLEYSDEFLKKQAENRILSQLAESMDGKTRYTASIFDVMPASVADTEFGKLLPKLADGTLSPEEFCTQLTQKAAEAKNET; from the coding sequence ATGAAAAGAAAATTGGCGGGATTTATGGCAGTGGTTATGGCTGCAGCAACGGTGATCAGCGGCTGTTCCGGTGGGAGCAGTAATACAACCGCATCAGGAGCAGGAAAGGCAGAAAATGGATCAGGCAAGGAAATCCAGATGACGTTTCCCACCTACCTGGCGGGTGAAAATGTAGGGGCTGTTTTCTTCCTTCCTGAGGTAGAACGGTTTAACCAGAAATATGCAGGCAAGTATAAGCTCGTGATCGAAGAGGTTCCCCAGGCCCAATATGCGGAAAAGATTAAACAACTGGCTCAGCAGAACAAGCTTCCGGCCATTGTCCACTCCCCCGGTTCCGGCGGAATCGATCTTCAGTGGTTTAAAAATGTGGTTCTGGCCAATGGCATGGCATATGATCTGACCAAATTTGCAGATTCCAACCCAGAGATAAAAAAGAACTGGATCGATGAATCCATAGATTACTGTACCGTGGATGGCAAACTGATCTGCAAGCCTCTTTCTGTATTAAAACCAGTGGGCATGTATTATAACAATACCATGTATCAGCCGGAAAAAGCCGTTAAGGATATGAACCTTGACGAATTTATAGAAAGCATCGGTGACAATAAAATCGCATTCCAGACTGCGGAAAATGCCTGGACCACAGGACTTCTTCTCACTGCTCTTATCGCCAACCAGGAGGGGGGAGAACAGTATCTGGCTCAGTTTGTAGATGATAAGCTCTATGATTACACCGATGAAAAGATCCTCACGGCAACCACCATTTTGCAGGAGCTCCTTCAGAAAAATGCATCAGCCAACACCATTGGTGCAGCTTACGCAGATGCAGCCAATGCATTTATGAGCAAGAGTGCCGCCCTTATATGCAACGGCTCCTGGATGGCTTCTGATTTCGATGAAAAAGCTGCGGATAAATGGTCAAACGGATTTACAGGTGAGGAAGTGACCTCAGATATTTATCCAGGTAATATTGCCATAGCCAATCCAAAAGTATATGGTGAATTCTGGATCGCCAATACCGCATCTGATGAGGAAAAGGAACTGGCGGAAGCTTTCTTTGCCTTCCGTGATTCCAAGGAAGAAATCGAGCAGTTGGTCCTGACAGAAGGCGGAGTGGCTCCTAAACTGGAATACAGCGATGAATTCTTAAAGAAACAGGCGGAAAACCGCATTTTATCCCAGCTTGCTGAAAGCATGGATGGAAAAACCAGGTACACGGCTTCGATCTTTGACGTAATGCCTGCCTCTGTTGCTGACACAGAATTCGGAAAGCTGCTTCCCAAGCTGGCAGACGGAACTCTTTCACCGGAAGAATTTTGTACCCAGCTGACCCAGAAGGCTGCAGAAGCAAAAAACGAAACATAA
- a CDS encoding carbohydrate ABC transporter permease, which translates to MKAGKSNSTGLERRNYKWCYLFLLPSLLIFLLFYLSPILTVIATSFTKWDGFNKPVFIGLKNYMDLFHSKTFLISLKNLLAWSVIAATLHVGFGVLMAFILYAKPKGWKFTRVVFMVPNVISAAAWAMIYKFIFNDDMGILNNLIRRFHPDFHVQWFFQSPYAFWAVTCTWIFYAVIVTLIVLNDLMAVPEEVMEAARVDGATSWQLTRHIMLPLCRNAIGTGVICSITSRIAMYEQIRLTTAGGPGDDTMNIPLILVNSISDMKYGYANANGMVMFALGLIILAAVNYIFRMNDSIY; encoded by the coding sequence ATGAAAGCAGGAAAATCAAATTCCACTGGATTGGAGAGAAGGAATTATAAGTGGTGCTACTTATTTTTGCTGCCCTCCCTCCTGATATTTTTGCTGTTTTACTTATCGCCCATCCTTACGGTAATTGCAACGTCCTTTACCAAGTGGGATGGCTTCAACAAACCGGTTTTCATAGGACTTAAAAATTATATGGATTTATTTCACTCCAAAACCTTTCTCATATCCTTAAAAAATCTTCTTGCCTGGTCCGTGATTGCAGCGACCCTCCATGTAGGGTTTGGTGTGCTGATGGCATTCATCCTGTATGCAAAACCCAAAGGGTGGAAATTCACCAGGGTGGTTTTTATGGTGCCCAACGTGATTTCAGCCGCTGCATGGGCCATGATATATAAATTTATTTTCAATGACGATATGGGGATCTTAAATAACCTGATCCGGAGATTTCACCCGGATTTTCATGTCCAGTGGTTCTTCCAGTCCCCATATGCCTTCTGGGCGGTTACGTGTACTTGGATCTTTTATGCAGTAATTGTAACCCTGATTGTGCTAAATGATTTAATGGCAGTTCCTGAGGAAGTGATGGAAGCTGCAAGAGTAGACGGGGCAACCTCTTGGCAGCTGACCCGCCATATCATGCTTCCCCTTTGCAGAAATGCCATTGGTACCGGAGTGATCTGCTCCATTACCTCCAGGATCGCCATGTATGAGCAGATCAGGCTGACTACCGCAGGGGGACCTGGAGACGATACCATGAATATTCCGCTGATCCTGGTCAATTCCATATCTGATATGAAATACGGGTATGCCAATGCAAACGGTATGGTCATGTTTGCTCTGGGACTCATCATTCTGGCAGCCGTCAATTATATATTCCGCATGAATGACAGCATTTATTAG
- a CDS encoding carbohydrate ABC transporter permease: MKKNITLFFMYLAMGFTVVISIFPILWVIMSSFKTNAQILGNPFTLPSAFSFEPYIYLFEKYDFLRYAANSFLVCISSTLLSLLFFAMGAYVIGKYRFPGKSLIFALFTITLLVPSHSKAQPIFSLIMKMNLYDNIWGLAVVYLSMGLAMSMFILKSTFMSIPSSLDEAARLEGAGFLRVFFQINLPLAKGGLATAGILMFLNNWNEFFYASLLTSSNKNRTLPVALQFFTESFSYDYTKLFAALTLVVLPGILLYALAQEQVQASVAASGVKG, encoded by the coding sequence ATGAAGAAAAATATTACCTTATTTTTTATGTATCTTGCTATGGGATTTACGGTGGTTATATCCATTTTTCCCATTCTCTGGGTGATCATGTCATCCTTTAAAACAAACGCACAGATCCTTGGAAATCCATTTACATTGCCTTCAGCCTTCAGCTTTGAGCCGTACATATACTTATTTGAGAAATATGATTTTCTCCGGTATGCGGCCAATTCCTTTCTGGTTTGTATTTCCTCAACCCTCCTGTCGCTGTTGTTCTTTGCCATGGGTGCTTATGTGATCGGAAAGTACCGGTTTCCCGGAAAATCTTTGATATTCGCCTTGTTTACCATCACTTTGCTGGTGCCTTCTCATTCCAAGGCTCAGCCCATTTTTTCCCTGATCATGAAAATGAATCTTTATGACAATATCTGGGGTCTGGCTGTGGTTTATCTTTCCATGGGGCTGGCGATGTCCATGTTTATTTTAAAATCCACCTTTATGTCCATACCCTCATCCTTAGATGAGGCGGCCAGACTGGAAGGTGCAGGCTTTCTGCGGGTATTTTTCCAGATCAACCTTCCTCTGGCAAAAGGAGGGCTGGCTACGGCCGGGATTCTCATGTTCCTAAATAACTGGAATGAATTTTTTTACGCTTCCCTGCTGACCTCTTCCAACAAGAACAGGACACTGCCGGTGGCGCTGCAATTTTTTACCGAATCATTTTCATATGATTACACCAAGCTGTTTGCCGCTTTAACTCTTGTCGTGCTTCCAGGCATCCTTTTATATGCGCTGGCTCAGGAGCAGGTACAGGCCAGTGTTGCGGCATCAGGCGTAAAAGGCTGA
- the pgmB gene encoding beta-phosphoglucomutase, whose protein sequence is MINTMNFIKGQGDLTNWLIEETGFDARNLGKYEAVFAQGNGYIGMRNALEERYVEEVRNTFITGTFNKAGMEEVTELPNIPDVTAMDIYVDGYRLNLQSGTLTEYSRVMNLKNGETVRKIIWESPSGTLVTAVFKRFVSLKNEHVAAQYLELTCDKNAQLVIETGIHGDVTNHGAMHFDQLRRRIHDGVIMQFLGETTESRVVAAVHSACRINREEKALPVMGRRTMDLRWSMAAGAGETIRLEKVSCFHSSRDRAYEREEPSGISERLKADGMECLRMESEKGYGLLMEESEAVWKEYWKDHEVTIRGNADFHQLALRFAQYHLNIMVKKDDNRVGIGAKALTGEGYKGHSFWDTEMFILPYFTLTEPKTARTLLEYRYRNLYGARKKAAENGWEGAMYPWECAWIDDGEVTPLYLGTDVVTGKVQKCLTGLIEHHISADVAYAVWQYYQVSGDQEYMDRFGYEIILDTALFWASRLEWNEKKGCYEILDVIGPDEYKEHVDNNAYTNYMADYNMELAEYVIEALPKENLEVSERLDQKFHFSQLKQRLREKRAKLYLPMPDENGIVPQTDQYMSLEPIDLAPYKASGKVLGIHEDYNMEQMSKLMVSKQADTVMLDFVLPERFSLETKRKNFVFYEDKTLHDSSLSRCVHSILANDYGMEDMALRMHQAACSIDLGPNMKSSEEGIHSASIGGIWLSCVMGFGGVRIRKGNLELNPKLPKDWEELCFPLVWKGRELRISADKKGVRIENNGAGQVALTVFGRSCKIDPGTFVYAEKKNYKAVIFDLDGVICHTDHYHYLAWKEVADELGIYFDESINHRLRGVSRKESFDIILERYDKIMGEEDKEIYLTKKNEGYQKLLKGMTPSDLSEETKNTLLELRKRGMKLAIGSSSKNAGLIIKQLGLEHFFDAVSDGNMITHSKPHPEVFQKAASMVNCEAENCLVVEDAKAGLEAAKAGGMDCAAVGDAVKSPLADYKLSSFRQLLEIVE, encoded by the coding sequence ATGATTAACACTATGAATTTTATTAAGGGCCAGGGGGATTTAACAAACTGGCTGATAGAGGAAACAGGGTTTGATGCCCGGAATCTGGGAAAATACGAAGCGGTTTTTGCCCAGGGCAACGGTTACATAGGAATGCGAAACGCATTGGAAGAGCGGTATGTGGAAGAGGTAAGGAACACGTTCATTACCGGGACATTCAATAAAGCGGGAATGGAAGAGGTAACGGAACTGCCCAATATTCCGGATGTAACCGCCATGGACATCTATGTTGATGGGTACCGTCTGAATCTGCAGTCAGGAACACTGACGGAGTATTCAAGAGTCATGAACTTGAAAAACGGAGAGACCGTAAGAAAAATCATATGGGAAAGCCCGTCCGGGACGTTGGTAACGGCTGTGTTTAAGCGGTTCGTATCACTGAAGAATGAACATGTTGCGGCACAATACCTGGAGCTGACCTGTGACAAAAACGCCCAGTTGGTCATTGAGACGGGAATTCACGGGGATGTGACAAACCACGGGGCTATGCATTTTGATCAATTAAGGCGAAGAATCCATGACGGCGTTATCATGCAGTTCCTTGGGGAGACTACGGAGTCCCGGGTTGTGGCAGCGGTACACAGTGCCTGCCGGATCAACCGGGAGGAAAAGGCCCTTCCGGTTATGGGGCGAAGAACGATGGATCTTCGGTGGTCCATGGCAGCAGGGGCCGGAGAGACCATACGGCTGGAAAAGGTATCCTGTTTTCATTCCTCCAGGGACCGGGCCTATGAAAGGGAAGAACCTTCCGGTATTTCAGAGAGGCTGAAAGCAGACGGCATGGAGTGCCTGCGGATGGAATCGGAAAAGGGTTACGGACTGCTGATGGAGGAGTCAGAAGCAGTGTGGAAGGAATACTGGAAAGACCATGAGGTGACCATACGGGGAAATGCTGATTTTCATCAGTTAGCCCTTCGGTTTGCCCAGTATCATTTGAATATTATGGTGAAAAAGGATGACAACCGGGTAGGGATCGGTGCAAAGGCTTTGACAGGAGAAGGCTATAAAGGCCATTCCTTTTGGGATACGGAAATGTTTATCTTGCCCTATTTTACTCTTACGGAGCCAAAAACCGCCAGAACGCTTCTGGAATACCGATACAGAAATCTCTATGGCGCCCGTAAAAAAGCAGCCGAAAATGGCTGGGAGGGGGCCATGTATCCCTGGGAGTGCGCCTGGATCGACGACGGTGAAGTAACTCCCCTTTACCTGGGTACTGATGTGGTGACAGGAAAGGTACAAAAGTGCCTGACAGGCTTGATTGAACACCATATCAGCGCAGACGTGGCTTATGCCGTGTGGCAGTATTATCAGGTCTCCGGGGACCAGGAGTACATGGACCGGTTCGGATATGAGATTATTCTGGATACGGCTCTTTTCTGGGCCAGCCGCCTGGAATGGAACGAGAAAAAGGGCTGCTACGAGATTCTTGATGTAATCGGTCCTGATGAGTATAAGGAACATGTGGACAATAATGCCTATACCAATTATATGGCGGATTATAACATGGAGCTGGCAGAGTATGTGATAGAAGCCCTGCCAAAGGAGAATCTTGAGGTTTCGGAACGGCTGGACCAGAAGTTCCATTTCAGCCAGTTAAAGCAAAGGCTCAGGGAAAAGAGGGCAAAGCTCTATTTGCCAATGCCGGATGAAAACGGCATTGTCCCTCAGACAGACCAGTACATGAGCTTAGAGCCCATTGATCTGGCGCCCTATAAGGCTTCCGGAAAGGTTTTGGGTATCCATGAGGATTATAATATGGAGCAGATGTCGAAGCTGATGGTTTCCAAACAGGCTGATACGGTTATGCTGGATTTTGTACTTCCGGAACGGTTCTCTCTGGAAACCAAGAGAAAGAATTTCGTGTTCTATGAAGATAAAACCCTTCATGATTCATCCTTAAGCCGCTGCGTTCACTCGATTTTAGCCAATGATTACGGGATGGAGGACATGGCCTTACGGATGCATCAGGCGGCTTGCTCCATTGATCTGGGACCTAATATGAAATCATCAGAGGAAGGGATCCACAGTGCTTCCATAGGAGGGATCTGGTTAAGCTGTGTCATGGGCTTTGGCGGGGTAAGGATCCGCAAGGGCAATTTAGAGCTTAATCCGAAGCTTCCCAAAGACTGGGAGGAGCTTTGTTTTCCCCTGGTATGGAAGGGCCGGGAGCTGAGGATTTCAGCGGATAAGAAAGGCGTCAGAATTGAGAATAACGGAGCCGGCCAGGTAGCTCTTACGGTGTTTGGCAGAAGCTGTAAGATAGATCCCGGCACCTTTGTTTATGCAGAGAAAAAGAATTATAAAGCAGTCATTTTTGATTTGGACGGAGTGATATGCCATACGGATCATTACCACTATCTGGCCTGGAAAGAGGTGGCTGATGAGCTGGGGATTTATTTTGACGAAAGCATCAATCACCGGCTGAGGGGCGTCAGCCGAAAGGAAAGTTTTGATATCATACTGGAACGGTATGATAAAATTATGGGGGAAGAAGATAAGGAAATATACCTTACGAAAAAAAATGAAGGTTATCAAAAGCTTTTAAAAGGCATGACCCCCTCCGATTTATCCGAAGAAACAAAGAATACGTTACTAGAACTGAGAAAACGGGGTATGAAGCTGGCCATCGGCTCTTCCAGTAAAAATGCAGGACTGATTATAAAGCAGCTGGGATTGGAACACTTTTTTGACGCAGTTTCCGATGGGAATATGATCACCCATTCAAAGCCTCATCCGGAAGTATTTCAAAAGGCGGCTTCCATGGTAAACTGCGAGGCGGAAAACTGTCTGGTCGTTGAAGATGCAAAGGCAGGGCTGGAAGCCGCAAAAGCCGGGGGCATGGATTGTGCGGCAGTAGGAGATGCAGTAAAATCCCCATTGGCAGATTATAAGCTGTCATCGTTCCGGCAGCTGCTGGAAATTGTGGAATAA